The following proteins are encoded in a genomic region of Brachyspira pilosicoli:
- a CDS encoding aldo/keto reductase — protein sequence MSYVLKSSNKMPKFGIGTWKMGENESKSSIEINAVYYALKNGVRLIDTAEMYGDGGAEIVVGEALKKASINREELFIVSKVYPHNAGRDNLFISLKKSLNRLGLDYLDMYLLHWRGRIPLRETVECMEEAKKEGLIKDWGVSNFDIDDMKELESIKNADKCAVNQVLYHLASRGIDFDLASYMLERNIVLMAYCPLAQAGNLGNNILNNNVIKNIAKKHNATSSQIALAFIMSFDKRVPIPKSSNEKHILENINSQNIVLDKEDIELLNKEFPKPNRKMPLDIV from the coding sequence ATGAGTTATGTTTTAAAATCATCAAACAAAATGCCTAAATTTGGAATAGGCACTTGGAAAATGGGAGAGAACGAGAGTAAAAGCAGTATAGAAATTAATGCTGTATATTATGCTTTAAAAAACGGAGTTAGGCTAATAGATACTGCAGAGATGTATGGAGATGGAGGAGCTGAGATAGTAGTTGGAGAAGCCTTAAAAAAAGCAAGCATAAACAGAGAAGAGCTTTTTATAGTTTCTAAAGTTTATCCTCATAATGCGGGGAGAGATAATTTATTTATTAGTTTAAAAAAATCTCTAAATCGTTTGGGGCTTGATTATTTGGATATGTATTTGCTTCATTGGAGGGGGAGGATTCCTTTAAGAGAGACAGTTGAATGTATGGAAGAGGCTAAAAAAGAAGGTCTTATAAAAGATTGGGGTGTCTCTAATTTTGATATTGATGATATGAAAGAGCTTGAGAGTATAAAAAACGCAGATAAATGTGCTGTTAATCAGGTATTATATCACTTAGCTTCAAGAGGTATTGATTTTGATTTGGCTTCTTATATGCTTGAGAGAAATATAGTGTTAATGGCTTATTGTCCTTTAGCACAGGCTGGGAATTTAGGCAATAATATATTAAACAACAATGTTATTAAAAATATAGCAAAAAAACATAATGCTACATCAAGTCAAATAGCATTGGCTTTTATAATGTCTTTTGATAAGAGAGTGCCTATACCGAAAAGCTCTAATGAAAAACATATATTAGAAAATATTAATTCTCAAAATATTGTATTAGATAAAGAAGATATAGAGCTTTTAAATAAAGAGTTTCCTAAGCCTAACAGAAAGATGCCTTTAGATATAGTTTAA
- a CDS encoding AMP-binding protein: MINEKLSEYILNSIKENWDINAFCDYGKDNFVKYSDVAKHILKMHTIFKRMEIYKGDKIALCGANSANWALTYLSIVSYGAVVVPILVDFAKDDIISILNDSGSKYLFMDKHIIEKIDKEKFSFLNRIFYLDNLTIFDHKNDLTEEYNEILDVQLENFSRETFSLNIFENDTLATIIYTSGTTGFSKGVMLNHNSLAANVRFAIENMPIKSNDHILSFLPLAHVFGCLFDFLFPFSKGACIYMLSAIPSPNILLKAFDEVKPNLILMVPLILEKIYFKKLKPTIDKPLMKNLLNLPFISKILKNKICEKLTQSFGGNFHVVIVGGSALNEEVEKFLMDIGFKFTVGYGMTECGPLISYSPWDKHVARSCGCIIDTLEIKIDSNSPEEVGDIMVKGENVMLGYYKNPKATAEVLSRDGWLRTNDLGVLGEGNRIFIRGRSKNMLLGPSGQNIYPEEIESKLNSMPYILESLIVQRENKLYGLVYLDAEQIKDLNDEDIKTKLEEVRNNLNKLLPDFARVSSFEIQKEEFEKNPTKKIKRFLYK, from the coding sequence ATGATTAATGAAAAATTGTCTGAGTATATTTTAAACTCTATTAAAGAAAATTGGGATATTAATGCTTTTTGTGATTATGGTAAGGATAATTTTGTAAAATATTCTGATGTGGCTAAACATATATTAAAAATGCACACCATATTTAAAAGAATGGAGATATATAAGGGAGATAAAATTGCATTATGCGGCGCTAATTCTGCAAATTGGGCTTTAACTTATTTGTCTATAGTAAGTTATGGGGCTGTGGTTGTGCCTATACTCGTTGATTTTGCTAAAGATGATATTATTTCTATACTAAATGATTCTGGCTCTAAATATCTTTTTATGGATAAACACATAATAGAAAAGATTGACAAAGAAAAATTTAGCTTTTTAAATAGAATATTTTATTTGGATAATTTAACTATATTTGACCATAAAAATGATTTAACAGAAGAGTATAATGAGATTCTTGATGTGCAATTAGAAAATTTCAGCAGAGAGACTTTTTCATTAAACATATTTGAAAATGATACTTTAGCTACTATAATATACACTTCTGGTACTACAGGTTTTAGTAAAGGTGTTATGCTTAATCATAATTCACTTGCTGCCAATGTGAGATTTGCAATAGAGAATATGCCTATAAAATCAAATGACCATATACTTTCATTTTTGCCTTTAGCACATGTATTTGGCTGTTTGTTTGATTTTTTATTTCCTTTCTCTAAAGGGGCTTGTATATATATGCTTAGTGCCATACCAAGTCCTAATATTTTGCTTAAGGCTTTTGATGAGGTAAAACCAAATTTAATACTTATGGTTCCTTTAATTTTGGAAAAGATTTATTTCAAGAAATTAAAGCCTACAATAGATAAACCTCTTATGAAAAATCTATTAAATTTACCTTTTATATCAAAGATACTAAAAAATAAAATTTGTGAAAAACTTACGCAGTCATTTGGAGGCAATTTCCATGTAGTAATAGTTGGAGGAAGTGCTTTAAACGAAGAAGTTGAAAAGTTTTTAATGGATATAGGTTTTAAATTTACTGTTGGTTATGGTATGACAGAATGCGGACCTCTTATTAGTTATTCTCCTTGGGATAAACATGTGGCAAGAAGCTGCGGATGCATAATAGACACATTAGAGATAAAAATTGATTCTAACAGCCCTGAAGAAGTTGGGGACATTATGGTTAAGGGTGAAAATGTTATGCTTGGGTACTACAAAAACCCTAAAGCTACTGCAGAAGTTTTATCCCGTGACGGTTGGCTTAGAACTAATGATTTGGGTGTACTTGGAGAGGGAAATAGAATATTTATAAGAGGAAGAAGTAAAAATATGCTTCTTGGTCCAAGCGGACAGAATATTTATCCTGAAGAGATTGAAAGTAAATTAAATAGTATGCCTTATATATTAGAATCTTTAATTGTTCAAAGAGAAAATAAACTTTATGGTTTAGTATATTTAGATGCTGAGCAAATAAAAGATTTAAACGATGAAGATATAAAAACAAAATTAGAGGAAGTGAGAAATAATCTTAATAAACTTCTTCCAGATTTTGCGAGAGTATCAAGCTTTGAAATACAAAAAGAAGAGTTTGAAAAGAATCCTACTAAAAAGATTAAAAGGTTTTTATATAAATAA
- a CDS encoding hemolysin III family protein, producing MSVLIKKNVSRICAIICIICASSAIAVLVGLLINSETGIEATSFSLYSSFLIIFYIINSIYHFFPFNNKAKKVFYILSHAFFIMMIWGVYIPPCLISLQNGWGWSFFGVITGLCVLGITLRSVFSYRWRGFTETIYYFLLNWVWLIAIQKIALAVGEYGAILYLTAFLLLNIAMVFYRLAMYEVNKRYTLFLPLFYSLLILSNICHAVFMFRYVANIV from the coding sequence ATGAGTGTTTTAATAAAAAAAAATGTTTCAAGAATATGTGCTATTATATGCATAATATGTGCAAGCTCAGCTATTGCTGTTTTAGTAGGGCTTTTAATAAACTCTGAGACAGGTATAGAAGCTACTTCTTTTTCTCTTTATTCGAGTTTTTTAATAATATTTTATATAATTAATTCTATATATCATTTTTTCCCTTTTAACAACAAGGCTAAAAAGGTGTTTTATATACTTTCGCATGCTTTTTTTATTATGATGATATGGGGAGTTTATATACCGCCTTGTTTAATATCGCTTCAAAACGGTTGGGGCTGGAGCTTTTTTGGAGTGATTACTGGGCTTTGCGTACTTGGAATTACTTTAAGAAGTGTGTTTAGCTATAGGTGGAGAGGTTTCACAGAAACTATATATTACTTTCTTCTAAATTGGGTTTGGCTTATTGCTATACAAAAAATTGCTTTAGCGGTTGGAGAGTATGGGGCTATACTTTATTTAACTGCTTTTTTACTTTTAAATATTGCTATGGTGTTTTATAGACTTGCTATGTATGAAGTTAATAAAAGATATACTTTATTTCTTCCGCTATTTTATTCTCTTTTAATTTTATCTAATATATGTCATGCTGTTTTTATGTTCAGATATGTTGCTAATATAGTTTAA
- a CDS encoding dual specificity protein phosphatase family protein produces the protein MFELCHNLYVGNDYDCSVFEGAIVHACQSCFVRGVNGSVGNKTFYENNDDLYLNLLDISSLSYDYASPMIKRAIDFIDRKIKDKKVLVHCNFGMSRSPSICLLYMAKKGYINNSSFKEASKDFSKIYNYFSAGLGMHRYFDRYWNDIMQF, from the coding sequence ATGTTTGAGCTTTGTCATAATTTATATGTGGGAAATGACTATGATTGCAGCGTTTTTGAGGGTGCTATAGTGCATGCTTGTCAGAGCTGTTTTGTAAGAGGTGTTAATGGTTCTGTTGGAAACAAAACTTTTTATGAAAACAATGATGATTTGTATTTAAACTTGCTTGATATATCGAGTCTTTCTTATGATTATGCCTCTCCTATGATTAAAAGGGCTATAGATTTTATAGATAGAAAAATCAAAGACAAAAAAGTTTTGGTTCATTGCAATTTTGGTATGTCACGTTCGCCTTCTATATGTTTGCTTTATATGGCTAAGAAAGGCTATATTAATAATTCTTCTTTTAAAGAGGCTTCAAAAGATTTTAGTAAAATTTATAATTATTTTTCTGCTGGATTAGGAATGCATAGATACTTTGATAGGTATTGGAATGACATAATGCAATTTTAG
- a CDS encoding HAD-IIIA family hydrolase: protein MSNFDKIVYDRIKTFFLSFYNNLNNSKAVVVGLTFDFNNNENKLYTIDDNYKIIKDNIQNPLSGYSISNLIVYDNKVFEYNESFNLVIDEAFNNNNLYGIPLYIPDANKKINKALFLDRDGVLMEDVGYIGEVERVKIKKEFTDIVKYANEKNYITIVTTNQAGVSYNYYTNDDVRNVHNYLHQEYKKHDAVIDDFYYCPYHIKGNVEEYKLLSVLRKPEAAMHLTACKKYNIDLTSSFMIGDRDSDIVKIPFLKTLLIKTDVYDIVNVNNIVEVNDIYSFLV from the coding sequence ATGAGTAATTTTGATAAAATAGTATATGATAGAATAAAAACTTTTTTTCTTTCGTTTTATAATAATTTAAATAATAGCAAAGCAGTAGTTGTTGGGCTTACATTTGATTTTAATAATAATGAAAATAAATTATATACTATAGACGATAACTATAAGATAATAAAAGATAATATTCAAAACCCTTTGTCTGGATATTCTATATCAAATTTAATTGTGTATGATAATAAAGTATTTGAGTATAATGAAAGTTTTAATTTGGTTATAGATGAAGCATTTAATAATAATAATTTATACGGCATACCTTTATATATTCCAGATGCAAATAAAAAAATTAATAAGGCTTTATTTTTGGATAGAGATGGCGTACTTATGGAAGATGTGGGTTATATTGGAGAGGTTGAGAGAGTAAAAATAAAAAAAGAGTTTACAGATATAGTAAAATATGCCAACGAAAAAAATTATATTACAATAGTAACTACAAATCAGGCTGGAGTTTCTTACAACTATTATACTAATGATGATGTGAGGAATGTTCATAATTATTTGCATCAAGAATATAAAAAACATGATGCTGTTATAGATGATTTTTATTACTGCCCATATCATATAAAAGGAAACGTTGAAGAATATAAACTTCTCTCTGTACTAAGAAAACCAGAGGCTGCTATGCATTTAACAGCTTGCAAAAAATATAATATAGATTTAACTTCTTCTTTTATGATAGGTGACAGAGACAGCGATATAGTAAAAATACCTTTTTTAAAAACTTTGCTAATAAAAACAGATGTATATGATATAGTTAATGTTAACAATATAGTAGAAGTTAATGACATATATTCATTTTTGGTATAG
- the ppdK gene encoding pyruvate, phosphate dikinase, producing the protein MATKKMVYFFGNGKSEGAKETKALLGGKGLGLAQMTESKVPVPAGFTITTEVCDYYSKNKSYPKGLEKIVDENIKKLEKAMGMEFGNADKPLLVSVRSGAAISMPGMMDTILNLGINENVVNGIIKKTNNPRFAWDAYRRFIQMFGDVAMGVDHDKFEEILDERKKAIAPKIGKAEKEVKDTDLDVEELKVVVEKYKAMYKQEMGEAFPDDPKVQLWHAINAVFRSWNNPRAEAYRKLNDIRNLLGTAVNVQAMVFGNMGDTSATGVCFSRNPATGENKFYGEFLINAQGEDVVAGIRTPQEITLEGSKEWAKNNGISEEDRKAKYPSLEEVMPSVYKQLVSYKNQLEKYYSDMQDMEFTIQEGKLYMLQTRNGKRTAAAAVRIAVELAEAKIISKEEALMRVNPADLDQLLHPMFDPNAKKTAKVLAKGLNASPGAAVGKAVFAAERAEAMKEAGESVVLVRIETSPEDIKGMNAAEGILTARGGATSHAAVVARGMGKCCVAGCSELDIDYSQKLMKVNDTVVREGDYISIDGSTGEVMLGQVTTKEADMSEDFRKLMQWADEIRLKNKFEVHTNADTPNDAQIARKFGAEGIGLCRTEHMFFNADRIKSVRQLILVAEEVKQLREKLEEAKKIGKADLVEELERLYKEPRKLYDDALDSLFPMQMEDFVGIFTAMAGYPVTVRLLDPPLHEFIPHEDSQLQELSNEMNVPFEKLRAIRDSLHEFNPMLGHRGCRLGITYPEIYDMQARAIIEAAVKVKKNGVDVHPEIMIPLVGTLKELKMIKERIIKIADELFSKVGDKVAYKVGTMIEVPRAALVADKIATEAEFFSFGTNDLTQMGGGFSRDDAGKFLKDYVDKEIYEKDPFQSLDQEGIGELLKIAVTKGRAANKKLTVGICGEHGGDPATVMFCYDIGLNYVSCSPYRVPIARLAAAQGIINASAKNKKVSVKKEVKKAAKAVKKEVKKEIKKDAKKAASTVKKASKDVKKATKEMKKVAKAVKNTVKKEVKKAVSKKTNSKK; encoded by the coding sequence ATGGCAACAAAAAAGATGGTTTACTTCTTTGGTAATGGTAAATCTGAAGGAGCTAAAGAGACAAAAGCTCTATTAGGCGGTAAAGGTTTAGGTCTTGCCCAAATGACAGAAAGTAAAGTACCTGTTCCAGCAGGTTTTACAATTACAACAGAAGTATGTGATTATTATTCAAAGAACAAATCATACCCTAAAGGATTAGAAAAAATAGTAGATGAGAACATCAAAAAATTAGAAAAGGCTATGGGAATGGAATTTGGTAATGCAGACAAGCCTCTCCTTGTATCTGTTCGTTCTGGTGCTGCTATATCTATGCCTGGTATGATGGATACAATACTTAATCTTGGTATAAACGAAAATGTGGTTAATGGAATTATTAAAAAAACTAATAATCCAAGATTTGCTTGGGACGCTTATAGAAGATTTATACAAATGTTCGGTGATGTAGCTATGGGTGTTGATCATGACAAATTCGAGGAAATTCTTGATGAGAGAAAAAAAGCTATAGCACCAAAAATCGGAAAAGCTGAAAAAGAAGTTAAAGATACTGATTTGGATGTTGAAGAGTTAAAAGTTGTAGTAGAAAAATATAAAGCTATGTATAAACAAGAAATGGGCGAAGCTTTCCCAGATGACCCTAAAGTACAATTATGGCATGCTATTAATGCTGTATTTAGAAGCTGGAACAACCCAAGAGCCGAAGCTTACAGGAAATTAAATGATATAAGAAATCTTTTAGGTACCGCTGTAAACGTTCAGGCTATGGTATTTGGTAATATGGGAGATACTTCTGCTACTGGTGTATGTTTCTCTCGTAACCCTGCCACTGGTGAAAACAAATTCTACGGAGAGTTTTTAATTAATGCACAAGGTGAAGACGTTGTTGCTGGTATTAGAACACCTCAAGAAATTACATTAGAAGGAAGTAAAGAATGGGCTAAAAATAATGGTATAAGTGAAGAAGATAGAAAAGCTAAATATCCTTCTCTTGAAGAGGTTATGCCTTCTGTTTATAAACAATTAGTAAGCTACAAAAACCAATTAGAAAAATATTACAGCGATATGCAGGATATGGAGTTTACAATACAAGAAGGCAAACTTTATATGCTTCAAACTCGTAATGGTAAGAGAACTGCTGCTGCTGCTGTAAGGATTGCTGTTGAGCTTGCTGAGGCTAAAATCATTTCTAAAGAAGAGGCTTTAATGAGAGTTAATCCTGCTGATTTGGATCAGTTGCTTCACCCTATGTTTGACCCTAATGCTAAAAAGACTGCTAAAGTACTTGCTAAGGGATTAAATGCTTCTCCTGGTGCTGCTGTTGGTAAGGCTGTATTTGCTGCTGAAAGGGCTGAGGCTATGAAAGAGGCTGGAGAATCTGTTGTACTTGTTCGTATAGAAACTAGCCCTGAAGACATTAAGGGAATGAATGCCGCTGAAGGTATATTAACTGCAAGAGGCGGAGCTACTTCACATGCTGCTGTTGTTGCTCGCGGTATGGGTAAATGCTGCGTTGCTGGATGTAGTGAATTAGATATTGATTACAGTCAAAAACTTATGAAAGTTAATGATACTGTAGTTCGTGAAGGCGATTATATTTCTATAGATGGTTCCACTGGTGAGGTAATGCTTGGACAGGTTACTACTAAAGAGGCAGATATGTCTGAAGACTTCAGAAAACTTATGCAGTGGGCTGATGAAATTAGATTAAAAAATAAATTTGAAGTTCATACTAATGCTGATACTCCTAATGATGCACAAATTGCTAGGAAATTCGGTGCTGAAGGTATTGGTTTGTGCCGTACTGAACACATGTTCTTCAATGCTGACAGAATTAAAAGTGTAAGACAGCTTATACTTGTTGCTGAAGAAGTTAAACAATTAAGAGAAAAATTAGAAGAAGCTAAAAAAATTGGCAAAGCTGATTTAGTTGAAGAATTAGAAAGACTTTATAAAGAACCAAGAAAACTTTATGATGATGCTTTAGATAGTTTATTCCCTATGCAAATGGAAGACTTTGTAGGTATATTTACTGCTATGGCTGGTTATCCTGTAACAGTAAGACTTCTTGACCCACCTTTGCATGAGTTTATTCCTCATGAAGATTCTCAATTACAAGAATTATCAAATGAAATGAATGTTCCTTTTGAAAAATTAAGAGCTATTAGAGATTCTCTACATGAGTTTAACCCAATGCTCGGACATAGAGGCTGTCGTCTTGGTATCACTTACCCAGAAATTTATGATATGCAAGCAAGAGCTATTATTGAAGCTGCTGTTAAAGTTAAGAAAAACGGCGTAGATGTTCACCCTGAAATAATGATTCCTCTTGTTGGTACTCTAAAAGAGCTTAAAATGATAAAAGAGAGAATTATCAAAATAGCTGATGAACTATTCTCTAAAGTGGGAGATAAAGTTGCTTATAAAGTTGGTACTATGATAGAAGTTCCAAGAGCTGCTTTGGTTGCTGATAAGATTGCCACAGAAGCTGAGTTCTTCTCATTTGGTACTAATGACTTAACTCAAATGGGCGGCGGTTTCTCAAGAGATGATGCTGGTAAGTTCTTAAAAGACTATGTTGATAAAGAAATATACGAAAAAGATCCTTTCCAATCTTTAGACCAAGAAGGTATTGGAGAATTATTAAAAATTGCTGTTACTAAAGGAAGGGCTGCTAACAAAAAACTTACTGTTGGTATATGCGGTGAGCATGGAGGTGACCCTGCTACTGTTATGTTCTGTTATGATATAGGACTTAACTATGTAAGCTGTTCTCCTTATAGAGTGCCTATTGCTAGACTTGCTGCTGCTCAAGGTATAATTAATGCTTCTGCAAAAAACAAAAAAGTAAGTGTTAAAAAAGAAGTGAAAAAAGCAGCTAAAGCTGTTAAAAAAGAGGTAAAGAAAGAGATTAAAAAAGATGCTAAAAAAGCAGCTTCTACAGTAAAAAAAGCTTCAAAAGATGTAAAAAAAGCAACTAAAGAAATGAAGAAAGTTGCTAAGGCTGTAAAAAATACTGTTAAAAAAGAAGTGAAAAAAGCAGTATCAAAAAAGACAAACTCTAAAAAATAA
- a CDS encoding histidinol-phosphatase — translation MNYISNLHTHTTYCDGKNTIEENILCAIEKNFISLGFSGHSYLPFDNAAMSKENTIKYLEDIKKFKNIYKDKIQIYSGIEADYYSNLNKKTDREMMLDYRIGSVHFIKDDDNNYFSIDASKQHFENTLKHFGNIKEIILRYYNNVINMINNQNPDIIGHLDLIRKYNFNKEYFTEKEDWYIEKLNEVLEVIKKSNSIVEINTRKMNKDNLNAHYPNSDTIKKLLKLDIPIIINTDSHSANGIDYFYYEMIEKLKSLGYSKIKMLIDNSFKDISLN, via the coding sequence ATGAATTATATATCAAACCTACACACACATACCACCTACTGCGATGGTAAAAACACTATAGAAGAAAATATATTATGCGCAATAGAAAAAAACTTTATAAGCTTAGGATTCTCTGGACATTCTTACTTACCGTTTGATAATGCTGCTATGTCTAAAGAAAATACAATTAAATATTTAGAAGACATAAAAAAATTTAAAAATATATATAAAGATAAAATACAAATATATTCTGGAATAGAAGCAGACTACTATTCAAACCTAAATAAAAAAACAGATAGAGAAATGATGTTAGATTATAGAATAGGTTCCGTGCATTTTATAAAAGATGATGACAATAATTATTTTTCTATAGATGCATCAAAACAACACTTTGAAAATACATTAAAACATTTTGGAAATATTAAAGAAATAATATTAAGATATTATAATAATGTAATTAATATGATAAATAATCAAAACCCAGATATTATAGGACATTTAGACTTAATTAGAAAATACAACTTTAATAAAGAATATTTTACAGAAAAAGAAGATTGGTACATAGAAAAGCTTAATGAAGTATTAGAAGTGATAAAAAAATCAAACTCTATAGTAGAAATAAATACGAGAAAAATGAATAAAGATAATTTAAACGCCCACTATCCAAACAGTGATACTATAAAAAAATTATTAAAATTAGATATACCTATTATAATAAATACAGATTCTCATTCTGCAAACGGTATAGATTATTTTTACTATGAAATGATAGAAAAATTAAAAAGTTTAGGCTATAGTAAAATAAAAATGCTTATAGATAATTCGTTTAAAGATATAAGCCTAAATTAA
- a CDS encoding rod-binding protein — MNITDKYNLSIGTANLNKLNNTKREYQNYGTKFSVENTSEENVTDKEFQKKRLREVSEDFESLMINQMLKEMRKTVNKSGLVDGGMAEEIFEDMLYDEYAKEFSKTKTFGLAEIIYNQMEKYV; from the coding sequence ATGAATATTACTGATAAATATAATTTAAGTATTGGAACAGCTAATTTAAATAAACTTAATAATACTAAAAGAGAGTATCAGAATTATGGTACAAAGTTTAGTGTAGAAAATACTTCTGAAGAAAATGTTACTGATAAAGAGTTTCAAAAAAAACGTTTGAGAGAAGTTTCTGAAGATTTTGAATCTTTAATGATTAATCAAATGCTTAAAGAGATGAGAAAGACTGTTAATAAAAGCGGACTTGTAGATGGAGGTATGGCAGAAGAGATATTTGAAGATATGCTATATGATGAATATGCTAAAGAATTCTCTAAAACTAAGACATTTGGTTTAGCAGAAATTATTTATAATCAAATGGAGAAATATGTTTAA